A window of Streptomyces broussonetiae genomic DNA:
GACCCCGGCACGTCGCCGCCTTCCAGGGGATCCTGCGCCGGGAACTCGACCGGGCCCTGGAGGAGGCCGACGGCGCCGCCGCCGAAAGAGCCGCGCGTCGACCTCAGGACAGTCAATGAACCACGATCGGGAAACCGACCGCGAAGCACATCGGGGGGACACGATGCCCATGCATCAAAAGGACCGGACAGCGGCGTTGAGAGGCAAGAAGATCCTGGTGACCGGTGGCACCGGCCAGGTGGCCCGGCCGGTGGCCGAGGCGCTGGCGGAGCACAACGAGGTGTGGTGCCTGGGGCGGTTCGGCACCCCCGGCGTCGAACGCGTGCTCAACGCGCGTTCCATCACCACCCGGTACTGGGACATGGCGGACTCGTCCGGGAAGGCGCTCGCCGACGTCCCGGACGACTTCACCCACGTCCTGCACTCAGCCGTACGTCGGGGCGAGGACGGCGACTTCAACGCGGCCATCGAGGTCAACTCGGCGGCGGCGGGCCGGCTCATGACCCACTGCCGCGACGCCGAGGCCTTCCTGTACGTGTCGACAGGCGCCGTGTACGCCCGGCAGACCCTGGACCACCGCTACACCGAGACCGATCCCGTCGACGGCGTCGCCGACTGGCTGCCCGCCTATCCGGTGGCGAAGCTCGCGGCCGAGGGAGCGGTTCGCGCCTTCGCCCAGGTCCTCGGCCTGCCCACCACCATCGCCCGGCTGAACATCGCCTATGGGCCCGGAGGTTACGGCGGCGTCCCGATGCTGTACTTCAAGCGCATGCTGGCGGGCGAGCCCATCGCCGTGCCCCCCAAGGGGCAGAACTGGTGCTCCCTGCTGCACAGCGACGACCTGGTTGCCCAGGTCCCCCGGCTGTGGCGGGCCGCCGAGGTCCCAGCACGGCTGGTCAACTGGGGCGGCGACGAAGCGGTCGGCATCACCGACTGCGTCCGCTTCATGGAGAAGCTGACGGGCGTCGAGGCGAAGCTCGTACCCAGCGAGGTCACCAGGGAGACCTACCAGTTCGACCCCACCCTGCGCCGGGCGCTGACCGGACCCTGCACGGTTCGCTGGCGGGACGGCATCCGCCGCACCCTGCAGGACCACTTCCCCGACCACGTCCGCGTGCCCGCCCACAACCGAGGAGCCTGATCCCGTGAACCCCGACGCCGAGCTGGAGCGCTCGCCTCAACGCATCCTGGTCCAGGCGGCCTACGAGGCGTTCCACGCCCGTGATGTCGCCGCCCTCCTGGACATCCTCGACCCGGAGGTCCAGTGGGTGCACCCCGACGGCATGGCCGACTACGGCCTCGGCGGCACCCGTACCGGCCACCAGGGAGTCATGGGGTTTCTGGCCCGGGTACCCGCGGTCGTCGCCGGGATGCGGCTGCATCCACAGGAGTTCGTGGAGTCCGGCGACCGCGTCGTGGTCTTCGGCGTCCGCGACGTCACGTCGGTGAGCGGGCGGACCCAGCGGCTGAAGTTCGTGCACTCCTGGACACTCCGGGACGGCCGTGCCGTCAGGATGGAGGACATCTTCGACACCGTCCTCTTCCACCGGCTCATCGAGAGCTGATCCGGACCCTCCCAGCATGCTGTGTCCTTGTGGTGGACCCGCGGGACCGTGCTGTCACGGCTGGACCCGGCGGCGGACGGCGTTCAGGATCTCCCTGCGGACGAGCCCGGCGGGCAGCCGGATGAGAGTCCAGTACCGGCGGAAGCTGTTCCTGGCCGCCTCGTCGGCGCCGAGGACCCGGGTCTCCGTACTCAGGACGCCGTCGACGAACCGGAAGTCGAAGGCCACCTTGGTCGACGCGGGCTCGGCATAGGCGCGGAACCAGGCCACACGTGCCCCGCCCGCGTCCTCCGGTGGGAACGGTTCACCGCCCGACACAGCGGCGAGCACCAGCTCCCGGTCGGTGCGCGTGAGCACCGTGAAGCCACTGGAGAGGAACTCGTCGAGGACCGCGCGGGCCGGATCACGGCGCACGCGGCCGAACGACGAGACCCGCAGCAGTGAGCTGAACAGCGGCACCTCCGACCACGTGACCTCCGTGACCGCCCGGAGGACCGCCTCGCCCGGCCCGTCGATCCGAACGCGGTGCGGGCGCTTGCGGAAGTGCCACTGCGGCATCACTTCGTTCAGACGAGCCCCGGGGCTCACCTCGGAACCGCTCCCGTAACCCTGCTCGGCGGACATTCAGCGGGCCGCGGCTCGGCCGAAGCTGCGCACCGTGGCCGGGACGATCACCACGAACAGGACCGCCAGGGACACGAGGGACACGAGGCCGGGGTGGTCAGCGGCGAACCCGTGGCCGTGGGCGGTGGTCGAGTTGCCCCACAGCCGCCGGCACTGGTCGGTGACTGCGGTCAGCGGATTCCACTGGGCGATGGCGCGCAGCCAGCCCGGGAGCCCGTTCAGCGGGATGAAGGCGCTCGAGAGGAACATGAACGGCATGACGATCACGAACCCGAGCGAGCCCACCGCCTCTGCACTGCGCAGCGCCAGACCCAGGAGCGCTCCACCCCAGATGGCCACGAATCCGAGCAGCAGAATCAGGCCGAACCCGGCGAGGGCGGACCAGAATCCACCGTGAATACGCCAGCCGATCGCGAAGCCGACCACGGACATCACGACACAGGCGATCGCCGAGAGCACCAGGTCCGACACCGTCCGCCCGATCAGGACGGCGGAGCGGGACATGGGCAGGGATCGGAAGCGGTCCATGAGGCCGTTGTTGAGGTCCTCGCACACGCCCACGCCGGTTGTGGTCATCCCCGCAACCATGACCTGGGCGAACACGCCGGCCATGAAGTACTTGCGGTATTCGACGCCCGGCACGTCCATGGCGCTGCCCAGGATGTATCCGAAGGCAAGGACCATGGTCACCGGCATCACGGTGACGGAGAGCAGCTTCTGTGGGACCCGGCGGATGTGTTTGATGTGCCGCCCGACCAGGGCCACGCCGTCAACGATTACCTCGCTCATGTCACGTTCCCCGCTTGTGCGTCCGGCTCCGAGTCCTGGGCCGGTGTTCCGTGCCCAGTCAGGCTGAGAAAAACATCGTCGAGTGACGGCTTGCGCAGGCTGAAGTCGACGATGTGCGCGCCCTCGCCCTTGAGCGCGGTGACAGCGGTCGCGACCGAGTCGATGCCGCCGTCGACGGGCACGGTCACCCGTCGGCCGCCCTCTCCGACGGTCCCTGTGCCGACGCCCCACTCGCGCAGCGCTCGCGCGGCGTCCTGGGCCTGCGCAGGATCGGCAAGGGTCACTTCCAGGCGCTGTCCGCCGACGCCGACCTTCAGCTCGTCGGGGGTGCCGTCGGCGATCGTCCGGCCGTTCTTGAGGACGACGACACGGTCGGCCAGCTGGTCCGCCTCCTCGAGGTACTGGGTGGTCAGGAGCACCGTCGTCCCCTGGGCGGTCTGTTCGCGGACCAACTCCCACATGGCGATGCGGTTGATCAGGTCCAGGCCCGTCGTCGGCTCGTCGAGGAACACCACGGGCGGGTCGGCGAGCAGGCTGGCCGCCAGGTCCAGGCGCCGGCGCATACCGCCGGAGTACGTCTTGACCTGACGGTCCGCCACGCCGGTCAGGCCGAACCGCTCCAGCAGGTCGTCGACCCGGCCGTGCACCTTGCTGCGGCCGAGGTGGTAGAGCGTCCCGATGAGCCGGAGGTTCTCCAGGCCGGTCAGCCGCTCGTCGACCGCCGCGTACTGGCCGGCGAGGCCGATGTTGCGCCGGACCTCCTTGGCCTGCCTGACGACGTCGAGGCCGACGATGCGGCAACTGCCGGAGTCGGGCCTGAGCAGGGTCGTCAGGATCCGGACCGTGGTGGTCTTGCCGGAGCCGTTCGGACCCAGCAGGCCGAGGACCGTCCCCGGCGGCACGGAGAGGTTGAGCCCGTCGAGGGCTTTGTGACGTTCGTAGCTCTTGGAAAGGTCGTGGGTCTCTATGGCGTACTCCACGCCAGCCTCCTCGATCGATGCAACGACCCGGATCCGTTCGCACACCAGCGGCGGTCCGTCCGCTGTTGCGGAGCCGGCGGATCGACGCCGTCCGTGACGGTCACGCCTCACCGGCGACGAGTCGGCGGGCGGCCATGACGGTACGCAGTGGGCCCTCCGCTCTCCAATCCACTGTGAATACTTCGATATGGCGTGGCGGGGGCGCGCTTATAGCACCCTCCGGCCGCGCCGAAAGCATCTCTACACGTTCCTGCAGCGAACCGCCCCTCCGGCGCACTCGGGCGTGAAAATGGCGTCGACACGGTGGACGGAGTCTTTCTCGTCCCCCGACAGCGAATTGTCTGAGGAGAGTTGGTCATGCACGAGCGAGAGCTCCGCGCCTTCGTCTCGATCGCGGAAACAGGCAGGATGGACCAGGCCGCCAAGTGCCTGGGCTATTCCCAGCCTGCCGTCAGTTACCAGATCAAGTGCCTGGAGCAGGCTCTGGGCACCAAGTTGTTCGTACGGGACTCGACCGGAGCCCGGCTCACCCGCGAAGGGCGCATGATCCTGCCCTCGGCGCGCGCCATGCTCAGCCTGTTCGAGAGCATCAAGAGCGTCGCTGCCTGACCGTGGCCTGGCCCGGGCGGGCAGCTGTCGCGCTCGCCTTGCCAGTGTCGTCATGGCCCACGTATGCGGTCAGCAGCGCTTTCAGGCTTTGAAACTGGAGTGGCCCACGGCCCGCGAAGGCGTCCAGACTGCTCTCGGCGGAGCGGGCCCGGGCTCCCTCGGGGAGCAACGAGTGCTCGCCGCCGCTCAGTTGCGCGGTGCCCGGAGAGTGGCAAACCCCAGGCTCCGTCGGCCCGCCGCCGACCGGGGCACCACCCGCGATGGCACCTTCTGGACACGACATCGGACTGAGCCGGGTACCCCGGCCTAACGTTGGCGCGCTCGGCGACCTCGACCGCGGCAAAGGGAGGACGGTATGGGCACGCTGACCCATTCAGTACGGCCGGAACGGGCACGGGAGCGGTGTGCGCCCAGGGCCACGTTCCCGGCCGCACGGGTGGCGGGCTGGCGCGGCCGCCCTCCCTACGGCTACCGCGTCACCACCGGCGCGGACCGGTCGGCGCTCGTGGTCGTTCCCGACGAGGCCGCCGCGAGCGTCGTCTGCCGGATCTTTTCCGAGTATGTCGGCGGCAAGGGCTTCCAGGACATCGCCGAGGGGCTGACGGCCGACGGCATCTGCAGCCCAAGTACCCATGCCCATCAGTCGGTTGGTGAATCAGCCGGCCACTCGGCCGGTCCGGCTTCGGGGGCGGCCTGGTCCAAGGGGACCGTGCGGTCGATCCTTGTGAACCCGCGCTACGCGGGCGGTCCCTCCGCCGCCTTCCAGCCGATCGTGCCGGCCGCGGTGGCGGAACGCGTCACCGAACTGTTCGCGGCCCGCCGGGCGGGCTCGGGCCGGCCCCTGCCGTCCGGCCGGACCTACGTCCTGCGCGGTCTGGTTCGCTGCACCTGGTGCCACCGGCTGATGCAGGGCACCCACAACAACGGCGAGTCCTACTACCGCTGCCGCCTCGGAGCCTCCGCGCCGGCCTCCGGCCGGGACGAGCACCCGCGCAACGTGTACTTGCGGGAGCAGGCGGCCGTCGGTGCGGTGCTGGCCTGGCTGCGGGGCGTGCGCGCCGCGGTTCACGAAGTCGGCCGCGGACTGCGCGCGTTGCCCGACGTCCCTGGTGAGGAGCACGCCGCGCTGTTCCGCTCCCTGGGACTGCACATGACCTACACGGACACCTCGCGCACCTTGCGGGTGAAGGCCGCCGTCGGCGCCGAGGGCAAGCCCCTGAGCGGTGCGCTGCGGCTGTGACCCGTGGGCGTGCAGCGGCTGCGCGCGCCCCGATCCCAAGACACCCGAGAACACCGAAGAGCCCGGGAAGAGCCCGGGAAGAAGGAGCAACGATGTCCGCTGTCACCCTGCTGCCGGGGGAGATCCTGCGGCGCCTGGACGACACCGGAGTCACTCTGAGCGTGGCGGTCGACCCCGAGGCGCCGGTGTTCGCCGGGCACTACCCCCATTTCCCGCTGCTGCCCGGGGTGTTCCTGCTCGATCTGACGCAGCGCGCGGTGCACCGTTTCGCCGCCGAGCACGGGCACCGTCTGAGCCTGGAGTCCGTCTTGTCGGCACGCTTCCTCAACCCGGTCACCCCGGGCGCCGAGGTCACCGTCGACTGCACCCTCGCGGCGGGCGAGGACGCACTGTGGACGGTGAGCGGACGCTGCACGGCCGACGGCGAAAAGGCGGCCACCTTCCGTCTGCGCTACCGCGAGCCGTGACCGCTCCCGCCCGCCAACCGACCAACCGCATGGGAAAGGCAGTCCGCACATGTCCGCTACGTTCGGGCCCGGAACGGCGAAGTCGCTCATTCCGCACCGCTACCCGATCCTGCTCGTGGACCGGGTGCTCGAGGTCGTGGCGGGCCACAGCATCTCCACCGTCAAGGCCGTGACGTGCAACGAACCCTGGTACCAGGACATCCCGGAGGGTGCGCAGGACGGTGCGTACGCCTATCCCACCGCCCTGCTGATCGAGTCCTGGTGCCAGAGTGCCGCCCTTCTCGCCGCCTGCACCGATCAGGGCAGTGCGGGGCAGGGGGACGTCGTCCTGTTCGGCGGCATGTCCAAGGTGGCGGTCCACGGGCAGGCGTACCCCGGTGACGTGGTGCGCCACGAGGTGAGGCTGGTGCAGCAGACCGCGGGCGCGACGTTCTTCGAAGGCGGCGCGTCGGTCGGCGGCGAGCCCGTCCTCACGGTCGGCCAGGCTGTGACCCTGGTGAAGCCGGCCCACACCCTGGAGGCCGCGGCCGCTCGCTGATCCGGCGGGTCCACCTTCGTACCAGGCTCCGGCCGATCCGGCCGGTCAATCGAAACAAAAGAATTCGCGGGCGTTTTCAAAAAGCGCCGCCCGCGTGTTTCGCGTACCGATTTCCGGCCAGGAATCCGCGCAATTCTGAACCCCTATAAACGCTGGATGCGCCGGATCGGGACACGCTAATCTAATTGATCGAAGGCGAGATTCGCCTTTCTGGAAGATTGGGATGAGAATGCCTACCGCAATGAAGCAGGAGCAGCTCGAAGAGATCCGCGAGATCGTTGCCGAGGTGCTCGAGGTCGAACCCGAGGAGATTACCGAGACCAGCAACTTCGCCAACGACCACGAGGCCGACTCGCTCCGCGCGATCGAGATCCTCGCCCGTCTGGAGAAGAAGTACAAGGTCGAGATCCCGCAGTCGGACCTCCCGAAGATGGAGAACCTGACCGCGGTGTACGAGATCCTCGCCGAGCGCGCCGGCTGGCTGGACTGATCACATGCGACGGGTAGTCATCACGGGCCTGGGGCCTGTCTCGAGTATCGGGATCGGAGCAGCCGCCTACGAGCAGGCGCTGCGACAAGGTGTCAACGGCGTCTCGCCCATCGAGTGCTTCGACACCACGGGTTTCCCTTACTACATGGCCGGAGAGGTGCACGACTTTCGGCCGGAGGACATGGTCCGTCGGCTGTCTGTCGAAGAGTGGGGCCGCACCAGCCTCTTCGCCGCGTCCGCCGCCCGTCTCGCGGTGGCGGACGCCGGCATCGACGAGAACGTCCTCGCGTCCTCGCGGGCCGGTTCCACCATGGGAACCACCGGAGGTGAGACGCAGATCCTGGAGCGGCTCACCGCCGACTCCCTCGCCGGCGGTCCCGCCGGCCTGGACGCCCGCCTGGTGCGACAGGTGTCCAGCGCGCGGCTGTCGCAGGCCGTCAACCGCGAACTGCGCCTCACCGGCGACGCGGTGACGCTGTCCACGGCGTGCTCGGCCAGCAACTACGCCCTCGGCTTCGCCAGCGACATGATCCGCTCGGGAGAGATGGACTACATGATCGCCGGTGGCGCGGACTCGGTGCACCGATGGTCGCACGCCGGCTTCTACCGGCTCGGCGCGCTCACCGAGAAGGCGTGCTCGCCCTTCGACAAGGGCCGTTCGGGCATCATCACCGGTGAGGGCGGCGCCGCCATGTTCCTGGAGAGCCTGGACTCGGCTCTCGCCCGTGGCGCGTGCATCCACGCCGAGGTCCTCGGCTACGGCCTCAACTGCGACGCCAGCCACATGGTCGCGCCGGACCGGGCGAGCATCGCCGCGTGCATGCGGCTCGCGCACAAGAACGCCGGCATCAGGCCCGAGGACGTGGACTACATCTGCGCCCACGGCACCGGCACCCCGGCCAACGACTACACCGAGGCGAGCGCGGTGGTCGACGTCTTCGGTGACAACCCGCCGCCGATCAGCTCGACCAAGTCGATGCTGGGACACGCGATGGGGGCCGCGAGCGGCCTCGGCGCGATCGCCTCGGTGCTGGGCATCACCGGTTCCTTCCTGCCGCCGACCATCAACTTCAGCACCCCGGACCCGGAGCTGCCGCCGATCGACCCGGTACCCAACCAGGCCCGTGACGCGGACGTCCGGATCGCCCAGGTGAACGGATTCGCCTTCGGCGGCAACAACGCCATCGTCGTCCTCGGGAGGATGTCATGACGACCGCCACCGGCACCGCCGCGGCCGCCACCACACCCGGTACGGCCGCCACCGGCACCCTGGCCATCACCGGTTTCGGCGTGCTCTCGGGCGCGGGACTGGGAGCGGAGGCCCTCGCGGCGGCGCTCGCGGACCCGAAACCCAGCGACGCCTCCGAGATGTACGAGGAGCCGCTGCCGCGCCCCGAGGCCCACGCGCTCGTGGACTTCAAGGTCCGCGATCACCTCGGCCGCAAGGGCACCTCGTTCTTCGACCGCGCCACCGCCCTCGGCCTGGTCACCTGCAAGGCCGCGCTCGCCGACTCCGACCTGGAGGTCGACGACGGCAACCGTGACCGCATCGGCATCACCCTGGGCACCACCACCGGCAGTGCCAAGTCGACCAGCGACTACAGCCGGGACACCTTCACGCAGGACCGTCCCTACCTGGTCAACCCGCTGCTGTTCCCCAACGCCGTGATGAACTGCACGGCAGGGCAGGCGGGCATCTGGTTCGGCCTCAAGGGCCCCAACGCCACGGTGGCCGGCGGCCACATGGCGATGCACAATGCCCTTCGCTACGGCCGCAACCTCATCAACTGCCACTACGCGGACGCCCTGCTCGTCGGATCCGTGGAGGAGTTCAGCCCGCACACGGCGTGGGCCGCGCACTTCACACAGTCCGTCGAGGGCGGTGACCTGCCCGCCGGGGAGGGCGCCGCGGTGTTCGTGGTCGAGCGCGCCGAGGAGGTGCGCGCGGCGGGGCGCGCGATGGACGCCGAAGTGCTGGCCGTCGAGGCGGGTGTCTTCGATCCCCCCGGCCCGGACGGGGCGTTCGCCGCGGGCCTGGAGACCTGTCTGCGGCGCGCCCTGGACCGCGCCGGGGTGGCGCCCGGCGAGGTCGCCACCGTGGCCACGGCCTGGAGCGGCATGCCACGCCTCGACGACGCCGAAGAGGACGCCGTCACAGCCGTGCTCGGCGCGGACGTGCCCCGGCTGCGGGTCACGCAGGCCACCGGCGAGGCGTTCAGCGCCACCGGGGCCTTCCAGATCGCCGCACTGCTTGCCCGGCACCGTGCCGAGCCGGGCCGCGACGGCGAGATCTCGGTCATCACCACCCGCTCCGCGGAGGGCGCCGCCGGGGTGGCGGTCATCAGGGGGTGGAGCCGTGCCGGCGGCCATCACGGGTAGCTCCATGGTCACCTGCCTCGGTGACCTGGAGGCCACCTATCTGGCCCTCCTGGAAGGGCGCAGCGGGGTCGCCCCGCTGCGCCTCGGTGACCCCGACAAGCTCGGCGTCACCCACGGCTACGAGATCCAGGACGGTCGGCCGGGGCCGCAGCTGCGCCTGGCGGGCGGCCGGCTCGCCGACTGCGTGGCCCAGGCCCTGCGCGCCGCCGGGGTCGACCCCGCCCGGCGCCGGGTGGCGGTGGTCGTGGGCACCGGCCTGCGCGAGCTGCGCGGCGTCGAGCAGTGGCACGCCGACGGTGCCCCACTGCGCCTGGCGCAGCTGCACTTCAGGGAGGCCGTGCGGGCGGCGGTGCCCGAGGTCACCGAGGTGCACACCATCGCCAACGCGTGCGCGGCCTCCGGCTACGCGCTCGCGCTCGGCGCGGACATCCTCGAACTGGGCGACGCCGACGTGGTGGTCGCTGCGGGCTGCGACACGATGACGGAGAGCATGCTCACCGTCATCGGCAAGGTCACGGCCGGCGCCTCGGACATGGTCCGCCCCTTCGACGAGGACCGCCCGGGCGTCCTGCTCGGCGAGGGCGCGGCAGCCGTGGTGCTCGAGCGCCCCGAGGAGGTCGCCGACGGGCGGTCCACCCTCGGCGTGCTCCGGGGCGTCGGCCTCACCTGCGACGCGTACCACGAGACCGCGCCCGACCAGGTCGGGATCGTCGCGGCCATGCGGCAGGCGCACGAGCGGGCCGGGATAACGGCGGACGACATCGGCCTGGTCGTGGCGCACGGCACGTCCACCGGCCTCAACGACCCCACCGAAGGGGCGGCCCTGCTCGACGTGTTCGGGCCCGACGGGCCGCCGGTCACGGCCATCAAGGGCGCCATCGGCCACACGTCGGGCGGCTCGGCGCTGATGAGCGTGCTCATCGCGCTCACCGCCATGCGTGCCGGGACCGTCCCGCCGGTGGTGGGACTGCGCTCGCCGATGCCCGAGGCCGACAGGCTCAACCTCGTGCACGGCGCCCCGCTCCAGGCGAGCCCGCGCCACGCGCAGATCAACGCCTTCGGTTTCGGCGGGGTCAACGCGGTGACGATTGTGGAGGCGAGTGATGGCTGACCGCGACCCGCAGGTCGTACTGGCCGGCTGGGCCGTTCACGTGCCCGGCAGGACGGCCGCCGAGCTGCCCGGCTCCCCGCAGGAGCCCGCCTGTTCCGCGGCCGACGCCAAGCTCGTCCTCGGCCGCAAGGGACTGCTCGGCAAGGAGCCGGCCACCCGGCTTGCCCTGTGCGCGGTGCACCGGGCGCTCGGCCTGCCCGCGGGCCGGGCCCCCGGTGCGGTGGATCAGGCGGCCGGCACCGCCGTCGTCGTCGCCTCGAACCTCGGCAATGCCGAGACCGTCTGCGCGATGGTCTCGGACATGCGTGAGGGCGGCGGCGCCGCGGTGAGCGTCCTGGACGCGCCCAACGCCTCCAGCAACATCATCGC
This region includes:
- a CDS encoding NAD-dependent epimerase/dehydratase family protein, encoding MPMHQKDRTAALRGKKILVTGGTGQVARPVAEALAEHNEVWCLGRFGTPGVERVLNARSITTRYWDMADSSGKALADVPDDFTHVLHSAVRRGEDGDFNAAIEVNSAAAGRLMTHCRDAEAFLYVSTGAVYARQTLDHRYTETDPVDGVADWLPAYPVAKLAAEGAVRAFAQVLGLPTTIARLNIAYGPGGYGGVPMLYFKRMLAGEPIAVPPKGQNWCSLLHSDDLVAQVPRLWRAAEVPARLVNWGGDEAVGITDCVRFMEKLTGVEAKLVPSEVTRETYQFDPTLRRALTGPCTVRWRDGIRRTLQDHFPDHVRVPAHNRGA
- a CDS encoding nuclear transport factor 2 family protein, coding for MNPDAELERSPQRILVQAAYEAFHARDVAALLDILDPEVQWVHPDGMADYGLGGTRTGHQGVMGFLARVPAVVAGMRLHPQEFVESGDRVVVFGVRDVTSVSGRTQRLKFVHSWTLRDGRAVRMEDIFDTVLFHRLIES
- a CDS encoding ABC transporter permease, whose translation is MSEVIVDGVALVGRHIKHIRRVPQKLLSVTVMPVTMVLAFGYILGSAMDVPGVEYRKYFMAGVFAQVMVAGMTTTGVGVCEDLNNGLMDRFRSLPMSRSAVLIGRTVSDLVLSAIACVVMSVVGFAIGWRIHGGFWSALAGFGLILLLGFVAIWGGALLGLALRSAEAVGSLGFVIVMPFMFLSSAFIPLNGLPGWLRAIAQWNPLTAVTDQCRRLWGNSTTAHGHGFAADHPGLVSLVSLAVLFVVIVPATVRSFGRAAAR
- a CDS encoding ABC transporter ATP-binding protein; this translates as MEYAIETHDLSKSYERHKALDGLNLSVPPGTVLGLLGPNGSGKTTTVRILTTLLRPDSGSCRIVGLDVVRQAKEVRRNIGLAGQYAAVDERLTGLENLRLIGTLYHLGRSKVHGRVDDLLERFGLTGVADRQVKTYSGGMRRRLDLAASLLADPPVVFLDEPTTGLDLINRIAMWELVREQTAQGTTVLLTTQYLEEADQLADRVVVLKNGRTIADGTPDELKVGVGGQRLEVTLADPAQAQDAARALREWGVGTGTVGEGGRRVTVPVDGGIDSVATAVTALKGEGAHIVDFSLRKPSLDDVFLSLTGHGTPAQDSEPDAQAGNVT
- a CDS encoding LysR family transcriptional regulator, whose product is MHERELRAFVSIAETGRMDQAAKCLGYSQPAVSYQIKCLEQALGTKLFVRDSTGARLTREGRMILPSARAMLSLFESIKSVAA
- a CDS encoding recombinase family protein; this translates as MGTLTHSVRPERARERCAPRATFPAARVAGWRGRPPYGYRVTTGADRSALVVVPDEAAASVVCRIFSEYVGGKGFQDIAEGLTADGICSPSTHAHQSVGESAGHSAGPASGAAWSKGTVRSILVNPRYAGGPSAAFQPIVPAAVAERVTELFAARRAGSGRPLPSGRTYVLRGLVRCTWCHRLMQGTHNNGESYYRCRLGASAPASGRDEHPRNVYLREQAAVGAVLAWLRGVRAAVHEVGRGLRALPDVPGEEHAALFRSLGLHMTYTDTSRTLRVKAAVGAEGKPLSGALRL
- a CDS encoding 3-hydroxyacyl-ACP dehydratase FabZ family protein, with amino-acid sequence MSAVTLLPGEILRRLDDTGVTLSVAVDPEAPVFAGHYPHFPLLPGVFLLDLTQRAVHRFAAEHGHRLSLESVLSARFLNPVTPGAEVTVDCTLAAGEDALWTVSGRCTADGEKAATFRLRYREP
- a CDS encoding 3-hydroxyacyl-ACP dehydratase FabZ family protein, yielding MSATFGPGTAKSLIPHRYPILLVDRVLEVVAGHSISTVKAVTCNEPWYQDIPEGAQDGAYAYPTALLIESWCQSAALLAACTDQGSAGQGDVVLFGGMSKVAVHGQAYPGDVVRHEVRLVQQTAGATFFEGGASVGGEPVLTVGQAVTLVKPAHTLEAAAAR
- a CDS encoding acyl carrier protein; translation: MPTAMKQEQLEEIREIVAEVLEVEPEEITETSNFANDHEADSLRAIEILARLEKKYKVEIPQSDLPKMENLTAVYEILAERAGWLD
- a CDS encoding beta-ketoacyl-[acyl-carrier-protein] synthase family protein; translated protein: MRRVVITGLGPVSSIGIGAAAYEQALRQGVNGVSPIECFDTTGFPYYMAGEVHDFRPEDMVRRLSVEEWGRTSLFAASAARLAVADAGIDENVLASSRAGSTMGTTGGETQILERLTADSLAGGPAGLDARLVRQVSSARLSQAVNRELRLTGDAVTLSTACSASNYALGFASDMIRSGEMDYMIAGGADSVHRWSHAGFYRLGALTEKACSPFDKGRSGIITGEGGAAMFLESLDSALARGACIHAEVLGYGLNCDASHMVAPDRASIAACMRLAHKNAGIRPEDVDYICAHGTGTPANDYTEASAVVDVFGDNPPPISSTKSMLGHAMGAASGLGAIASVLGITGSFLPPTINFSTPDPELPPIDPVPNQARDADVRIAQVNGFAFGGNNAIVVLGRMS
- a CDS encoding beta-ketoacyl synthase N-terminal-like domain-containing protein, producing MTTATGTAAAATTPGTAATGTLAITGFGVLSGAGLGAEALAAALADPKPSDASEMYEEPLPRPEAHALVDFKVRDHLGRKGTSFFDRATALGLVTCKAALADSDLEVDDGNRDRIGITLGTTTGSAKSTSDYSRDTFTQDRPYLVNPLLFPNAVMNCTAGQAGIWFGLKGPNATVAGGHMAMHNALRYGRNLINCHYADALLVGSVEEFSPHTAWAAHFTQSVEGGDLPAGEGAAVFVVERAEEVRAAGRAMDAEVLAVEAGVFDPPGPDGAFAAGLETCLRRALDRAGVAPGEVATVATAWSGMPRLDDAEEDAVTAVLGADVPRLRVTQATGEAFSATGAFQIAALLARHRAEPGRDGEISVITTRSAEGAAGVAVIRGWSRAGGHHG
- a CDS encoding beta-ketoacyl synthase N-terminal-like domain-containing protein, with translation MPAAITGSSMVTCLGDLEATYLALLEGRSGVAPLRLGDPDKLGVTHGYEIQDGRPGPQLRLAGGRLADCVAQALRAAGVDPARRRVAVVVGTGLRELRGVEQWHADGAPLRLAQLHFREAVRAAVPEVTEVHTIANACAASGYALALGADILELGDADVVVAAGCDTMTESMLTVIGKVTAGASDMVRPFDEDRPGVLLGEGAAAVVLERPEEVADGRSTLGVLRGVGLTCDAYHETAPDQVGIVAAMRQAHERAGITADDIGLVVAHGTSTGLNDPTEGAALLDVFGPDGPPVTAIKGAIGHTSGGSALMSVLIALTAMRAGTVPPVVGLRSPMPEADRLNLVHGAPLQASPRHAQINAFGFGGVNAVTIVEASDG